One Gemmatimonadota bacterium genomic region harbors:
- a CDS encoding amidohydrolase family protein produces MPVTLAALLLATAAADSTRWVVTNHGRPAGELVATTRGDSLIVRFVFRDRNRGTRIETRYRRSPAGALMSGESRPILGAGDVGSPTESFQVQGDSVIAGDTRRALAPGAWVGLRSSTPWETAAMARHLLARPTRTAPLVPVGEVRATVIADTTLRVAGRPLRARLVMMDRRDGNPPVGVWLDARGELLATEVQWFIAAREEARPLLPALRRVELRWREREAARVSALARTRTGRVVAFTNARLFDSDAGVAREGQTLVVDGDRISALGPSASTAVPSEATVVDARGKTIIPGMWDMHGHLQVSNQTHGSLLQLMQGITTVRDLAADEDVATSQRDRERAGSLASPRIILGGFLEGPLAWAGPTEALTATEAGARAWVAHYDSLGYKQVKLYNLVHPDLVPTIAAEAKKRGMKLSGHIPRGMSVRAAVSLGFDEVQHAAFLLSDFFPDSLYLPTMRAYSAVATAVAPTFDVDSPGMKSLIAFLAERKTVIDGTFNLWIGGGAAIVGAGGSNNQSRADSTYLKLITRLYEAGVPLVAGTDNANGVTYRRELEMYVRAGIPLARVLQIATIDAARFMGEERDYGSLQVGKVADLVVIDGDPLARFADLARVETVVRGGRVYEMKDLRRALQGRVDP; encoded by the coding sequence ATGCCCGTCACCCTCGCTGCCCTCCTGCTCGCCACCGCCGCCGCGGACTCCACGCGCTGGGTCGTCACCAACCACGGGCGCCCGGCGGGCGAACTGGTCGCGACGACCCGCGGCGACTCCCTCATCGTTCGCTTCGTCTTTCGGGATCGCAATCGCGGAACCCGCATCGAAACTCGGTACCGGCGGAGTCCGGCGGGGGCGCTGATGAGTGGGGAGTCTCGACCGATCCTCGGGGCCGGCGACGTGGGATCGCCGACAGAATCCTTCCAGGTGCAGGGCGATTCGGTGATCGCGGGGGACACACGGCGCGCGCTAGCGCCGGGGGCCTGGGTTGGGCTGCGCTCCTCGACGCCCTGGGAGACCGCGGCGATGGCACGCCACCTCCTCGCGCGACCCACCAGGACCGCCCCGCTGGTCCCCGTGGGTGAGGTTCGCGCGACGGTGATCGCGGACACGACGCTCCGGGTGGCTGGACGCCCCCTGCGCGCGCGGCTCGTGATGATGGATCGTCGCGACGGCAATCCACCGGTTGGCGTCTGGCTCGACGCGCGGGGGGAGTTGCTGGCGACCGAGGTACAGTGGTTCATCGCGGCCCGGGAAGAGGCGCGTCCCCTGTTGCCGGCGTTGCGCCGGGTGGAGTTAAGGTGGCGTGAACGAGAGGCTGCCCGCGTGTCGGCACTGGCCCGGACGCGCACCGGCCGCGTCGTCGCGTTCACGAACGCCCGCCTGTTCGACAGCGACGCGGGTGTGGCGCGCGAGGGGCAGACGCTAGTGGTGGATGGCGATCGCATCAGCGCGCTTGGCCCGTCGGCGTCCACGGCAGTGCCTTCGGAAGCCACCGTCGTCGACGCACGTGGCAAGACCATCATCCCCGGGATGTGGGACATGCATGGTCACCTGCAGGTCTCCAACCAGACGCACGGTTCCCTCCTGCAACTGATGCAGGGGATCACCACCGTGCGCGACCTGGCGGCCGACGAAGACGTCGCCACCTCGCAGCGCGACCGCGAACGGGCGGGCTCGCTCGCCTCTCCCCGCATCATCCTGGGTGGATTCCTCGAGGGGCCCCTCGCGTGGGCGGGACCGACCGAGGCGCTCACTGCCACGGAAGCCGGCGCCCGCGCGTGGGTCGCACACTACGACTCCCTCGGCTACAAGCAGGTCAAGCTGTACAACCTCGTGCATCCAGACCTGGTGCCGACGATTGCCGCCGAGGCGAAGAAGCGGGGGATGAAGCTCAGCGGGCACATCCCACGCGGGATGTCGGTGCGGGCTGCGGTGTCGTTAGGCTTCGACGAGGTGCAGCATGCGGCGTTCCTCCTCTCCGACTTCTTCCCGGACTCGCTCTATCTCCCTACGATGCGCGCCTACTCGGCCGTCGCGACCGCCGTGGCCCCGACCTTTGACGTGGACAGCCCGGGGATGAAGTCGCTGATCGCCTTCCTTGCAGAGCGAAAGACGGTCATCGACGGCACCTTCAACCTCTGGATCGGCGGAGGGGCGGCGATCGTTGGTGCTGGCGGGTCGAACAACCAATCCCGTGCGGACTCCACCTACCTGAAGCTGATCACGCGCCTGTACGAGGCTGGGGTGCCGCTGGTGGCCGGGACGGACAACGCGAACGGGGTCACCTATCGCCGCGAGTTGGAGATGTACGTGCGCGCCGGCATTCCCCTCGCGCGCGTGCTGCAGATCGCGACGATCGATGCCGCCCGATTCATGGGTGAGGAGCGCGACTACGGCAGCCTGCAGGTGGGGAAGGTCGCGGACCTTGTGGTGATCGATGGGGACCCGCTGGCGCGGTTCGCCGACCTTGCCCGCGTGGAAACGGTGGTCCGTGGCGGACGGGTCTACGAAATGAAGGACCTGCGACGCGCCCTGCAGGGGCGCGTTGATCCCTGA
- a CDS encoding DUF3052 family protein: MPTAGYSGTPLARKLGIVAGSVVCTSGAPAGYAKLLAPLPDAVTFSTRLSARTDIVHLFVTDRAAMSKALAGYRTKIRQDAAVWVSWPKKSAKVPTNITEDVIREVCLPMGFVDIKVCAVDETWSGLKLVIRKELRTT, encoded by the coding sequence ATGCCAACCGCCGGTTACTCGGGAACACCGCTCGCCAGGAAGCTCGGCATCGTCGCCGGCAGTGTGGTCTGCACGTCAGGGGCGCCAGCCGGTTACGCCAAGCTCCTCGCTCCGCTCCCCGACGCCGTCACCTTCTCCACGCGACTCTCCGCGCGAACGGACATCGTGCACCTGTTTGTCACGGATCGGGCCGCGATGTCCAAGGCCCTGGCGGGCTATCGAACGAAGATCCGCCAGGACGCTGCGGTGTGGGTCTCGTGGCCCAAGAAGTCCGCCAAGGTGCCAACCAACATCACCGAGGACGTGATTCGCGAGGTGTGCCTGCCAATGGGATTCGTGGACATCAAGGTCTGCGCGGTGGACGAGACCTGGTCGGGTCTCAAGCTGGTCATTCGCAAGGAACTCCGAACGACGTAG
- a CDS encoding DUF2277 domain-containing protein — protein MCRNIKVLHNFAPPATTDEVRASALQFVRKLSGTSKPSRANEAVFHAAVEEVAQAAQRLLDGLVTASPPRDRATEAERARERSRRRFGNA, from the coding sequence ATGTGTCGCAATATCAAGGTCCTGCACAACTTTGCCCCGCCGGCGACAACCGATGAAGTGCGCGCGTCGGCACTGCAGTTCGTGCGCAAGCTTAGCGGGACCAGCAAGCCGTCGCGCGCGAACGAGGCCGTCTTTCATGCGGCCGTTGAGGAGGTCGCCCAGGCCGCGCAACGCTTGCTGGATGGACTGGTCACCGCGTCCCCTCCGCGCGATCGCGCGACCGAGGCCGAGCGAGCACGGGAACGCTCTCGACGCCGTTTCGGGAACGCGTAG
- a CDS encoding gamma carbonic anhydrase family protein, giving the protein MSGPIILPWNGVMPTIAADCFIAPNATIIGDVTIGAGASVWFGCVLRGDEEAIRIGAGTNIQDLTLVHTSGGVSPTVIGANVTVGHNAIIHGCTIEDGALVGMGAIVLDEAVIERDAIIAAGAVISPGKRVKAGELWAGVPARLIGPATAKHLEMARSIPGRYAAKGQSYRALMAP; this is encoded by the coding sequence ATGAGCGGCCCGATCATCCTGCCGTGGAACGGGGTCATGCCCACGATCGCGGCCGACTGCTTCATTGCGCCGAATGCCACGATCATCGGGGACGTGACGATCGGCGCCGGGGCCAGCGTCTGGTTCGGATGCGTGCTCCGGGGCGATGAGGAGGCGATTCGCATCGGCGCGGGGACGAACATCCAGGACCTGACCCTCGTGCACACGAGCGGCGGTGTCTCCCCAACGGTCATCGGCGCCAACGTCACGGTCGGACACAACGCGATCATCCACGGCTGCACGATCGAGGACGGCGCGCTCGTTGGTATGGGAGCGATTGTCCTGGATGAAGCGGTCATCGAGCGCGACGCGATCATCGCCGCTGGCGCCGTGATCTCACCCGGCAAGCGCGTGAAGGCCGGTGAGCTATGGGCCGGTGTGCCGGCGCGGCTGATCGGACCGGCCACGGCCAAGCACCTCGAGATGGCTCGCTCCATCCCGGGCCGCTATGCCGCAAAGGGACAGAGCTATCGCGCGCTGATGGCGCCGTAG
- a CDS encoding 3-keto-5-aminohexanoate cleavage protein, with protein sequence MSRPVIITCAVTGSQPSYKIHPNIPITPEQIATQSIEAVRAGAAIVHIHVRNPQTGEPVGDTALYAEVVERIAASGEDCVINLTTGYGARFIPGAENPRIADPASNFTSPEDRTKHIIDLRPAICSYDVATFNFGETAFINTPDHLRTMAARIREAGSLPELEVFEPGHILLARHLIEQGHLSPPGHFQLCLGIQWAMPATREAMAFMRSLLPAASTWAAFGISRHQFPMVEAAIDLGGHVRVGLEDNLYIDKGVFAPDNAALVRRAAEIVHAKGCRVATADEARALLGLTRSA encoded by the coding sequence ATGTCCCGCCCCGTCATCATCACCTGCGCCGTCACTGGCTCGCAGCCGTCCTACAAGATCCACCCGAACATCCCGATCACTCCGGAGCAGATCGCCACGCAGTCGATCGAGGCGGTCCGGGCCGGTGCCGCAATCGTCCACATCCACGTCCGCAACCCACAGACGGGCGAACCGGTCGGCGACACCGCCCTGTACGCCGAGGTGGTCGAGCGCATCGCGGCCAGCGGCGAGGACTGCGTGATCAACCTGACCACGGGGTACGGCGCACGTTTCATCCCGGGCGCGGAGAACCCGCGCATCGCCGACCCAGCATCGAACTTCACCTCACCCGAGGATCGCACGAAGCACATCATCGACCTGCGGCCGGCGATCTGCAGTTACGACGTGGCGACCTTCAACTTCGGCGAGACGGCGTTCATCAACACGCCGGATCACCTGCGGACCATGGCGGCGCGCATTCGTGAAGCCGGGTCGCTCCCCGAACTCGAGGTCTTTGAACCAGGGCACATCCTCCTGGCGCGCCACCTCATCGAGCAGGGGCACCTCAGCCCACCCGGGCACTTTCAGCTGTGCCTGGGGATCCAGTGGGCGATGCCGGCCACGCGCGAGGCGATGGCGTTCATGCGCTCGCTGCTGCCAGCGGCGTCAACCTGGGCCGCCTTCGGCATCTCACGGCACCAGTTTCCCATGGTGGAGGCGGCGATCGACCTGGGCGGGCACGTGCGCGTGGGGCTGGAGGACAACCTCTACATCGACAAGGGGGTCTTCGCGCCGGACAACGCGGCGCTTGTGCGACGCGCCGCCGAGATCGTGCATGCCAAGGGATGTCGCGTGGCCACGGCGGACGAAGCCCGCGCGCTGCTCGGCCTAACGAGGAGCGCATGA
- a CDS encoding YfcC family protein, producing MRLRLPHPLVLLTACVAIAAALTWMLPAGEFERRMDDATGRELVVAGTYRATDPAPVSPLGALVAIPRGIVAAAEVVISILLVGGAFALIDQIGTLARGAGAIVRRFAGKGVWAIPPVVLLFALFGAMENMQEEIIALVPVLLVLGRGLGVNAVTVVAMSAGAAAIGAAFGPSNPYQAGIAMKLAQLPLLEGGGVRLAMFVAGVIAWAGWTMWYATRHRVPPDEEGARDVPGLTGRDSIIFALIVATFGLYVVGVITFGWGFNELSALFFLVAVVAGLLGGLGLSEAMSGFLKGMETMVGAGILVGVARAISVVLADGKVIDTIVQALASPLMDQPPALAALLMIPIHAVIHVAVPSVSGQAALTMPVLIPASDLIGLARQATVMAYQTGAGLSELLIPTNGALMAILLAARVPYGQWAAFAVRGLALALAIGVAGTLFMTWRG from the coding sequence CTGAGACTCCGCCTCCCTCATCCGCTCGTCCTCCTGACGGCGTGCGTCGCGATTGCGGCGGCGCTGACCTGGATGCTTCCGGCCGGGGAATTCGAGCGCCGGATGGACGACGCCACGGGCCGCGAACTCGTCGTCGCGGGGACGTACCGCGCCACCGATCCGGCGCCGGTCTCACCGCTTGGCGCGTTGGTCGCCATTCCCCGGGGCATCGTGGCCGCCGCGGAAGTGGTGATCTCGATCCTGCTGGTCGGAGGTGCCTTCGCCCTCATCGACCAGATCGGTACGCTCGCGCGCGGCGCCGGGGCGATCGTGCGACGGTTTGCGGGGAAGGGGGTGTGGGCCATTCCGCCTGTGGTGCTCCTGTTTGCGCTCTTTGGCGCCATGGAGAACATGCAGGAGGAGATCATCGCCCTGGTTCCAGTGCTGCTGGTCCTGGGGCGCGGGCTGGGGGTGAATGCCGTGACCGTGGTCGCCATGAGCGCCGGTGCCGCGGCGATCGGCGCCGCGTTCGGGCCGTCCAATCCCTACCAGGCGGGGATTGCCATGAAGCTGGCGCAGCTCCCGTTGCTCGAGGGTGGCGGCGTGCGGCTCGCGATGTTCGTGGCCGGCGTGATCGCCTGGGCCGGCTGGACCATGTGGTATGCGACGCGGCATCGGGTGCCACCCGACGAGGAGGGCGCGCGCGACGTACCGGGGCTGACGGGTCGGGACAGCATCATCTTCGCGCTGATCGTGGCGACCTTCGGGCTGTACGTCGTTGGGGTGATCACCTTTGGATGGGGCTTCAACGAGCTGTCGGCACTGTTCTTCCTCGTGGCCGTGGTCGCGGGCCTCCTTGGCGGGCTTGGGCTCTCCGAGGCCATGTCCGGCTTCCTCAAGGGGATGGAGACGATGGTTGGGGCGGGGATTCTGGTGGGTGTGGCGCGTGCGATCTCGGTGGTTCTCGCCGACGGCAAGGTGATCGACACGATCGTGCAGGCACTGGCGTCGCCCTTGATGGACCAGCCGCCGGCCCTCGCCGCACTCCTGATGATTCCGATCCATGCCGTCATTCACGTTGCGGTCCCAAGCGTCAGCGGGCAGGCCGCACTGACGATGCCGGTCCTCATCCCGGCGTCCGACCTCATCGGGTTGGCGCGGCAGGCAACTGTGATGGCCTACCAGACGGGAGCGGGGCTGTCCGAGTTGCTCATCCCCACCAACGGCGCGCTCATGGCGATCCTGCTGGCGGCGCGTGTTCCCTATGGGCAGTGGGCTGCGTTCGCGGTGCGCGGCCTAGCGCTGGCACTGGCGATTGGCGTGGCGGGCACGCTGTTCATGACCTGGCGCGGGTGA
- a CDS encoding SDR family oxidoreductase: MTPADSAPTFVPGLLSGKTAFVAGGTSGINLAIAHGLAEAGASVAVFSRNAERVEQAATALRAHGGRVEGYVGDVREFAAIERALGAAREALGALDIVVSGAAGNFICPANQLSPNGFKAVVDIDLLGTFNVLRAAYAHLARPGASLINIGAPQSTEAFFGQAHVSAAKAGVDMLTRSLAVEWGREGIRVNGIVPGPIEGTEGVARLAPTAEIRAAWEQGNPMGRMGTGREVANVALFLSSPAASYVNGTIIYCDGGQVLGGARDYRAAWEAQQATGSR; this comes from the coding sequence ATGACTCCCGCCGACTCTGCCCCGACCTTTGTTCCCGGCCTCCTGTCGGGCAAGACCGCCTTCGTTGCCGGGGGCACCAGTGGAATCAACCTGGCGATCGCGCATGGATTGGCCGAGGCGGGTGCGAGCGTCGCGGTGTTCAGTCGAAACGCCGAACGCGTGGAGCAAGCGGCCACGGCGCTGCGGGCGCATGGCGGGCGCGTCGAGGGATACGTGGGCGATGTCCGTGAATTCGCCGCGATCGAGCGCGCCCTCGGGGCCGCGCGCGAGGCGTTAGGCGCCCTCGACATCGTCGTGTCTGGTGCGGCCGGCAACTTCATCTGTCCGGCCAACCAGCTCTCGCCGAACGGGTTCAAGGCGGTGGTGGACATCGACCTCCTGGGCACCTTCAACGTGTTGCGCGCTGCCTACGCGCACCTGGCGCGCCCGGGGGCGTCCCTGATCAACATCGGCGCCCCGCAGTCGACGGAGGCGTTCTTCGGGCAGGCCCACGTCTCCGCGGCCAAGGCCGGCGTGGATATGCTCACGCGCTCCCTCGCGGTGGAATGGGGCCGGGAGGGCATACGGGTCAACGGTATCGTGCCTGGGCCGATCGAGGGGACGGAAGGGGTCGCGCGCCTTGCCCCCACGGCCGAGATCCGTGCTGCGTGGGAACAGGGCAACCCCATGGGGCGGATGGGAACGGGTCGCGAGGTCGCCAATGTCGCCCTGTTTCTTTCCTCGCCGGCGGCGTCGTATGTAAACGGTACCATCATCTACTGCGATGGCGGCCAGGTCCTCGGCGGCGCCCGCGACTACCGGGCGGCCTGGGAAGCGCAGCAGGCCACCGGTTCACGTTAG
- a CDS encoding NAD(P)-dependent oxidoreductase, protein MTTAAATPTIGFIGLGRMGMPMCRNLLAKGNSLLVFNRTASKAAPLAEAGATVAPTIQELARRSDVVITCLDTTLASEVSWLYAEGIVACARPGTLLIDHGTIPPALARRVDAAARERGQCFIDAPVSGGPEGAERGTLAIMMGGTVDAVARARPILESYGSTLVHLGAVGAGTHAKLVNQLLTFVHGMAAAEALALADRAGLELDALGKLLQASFGHSRMFDRTLARVHARDYEAGAALRLFEKDLAIIAEAGKELGIDLPLVAVARSWVQLAQEQGLGDRDIAALRLLYPGLHREEAPS, encoded by the coding sequence GTGACGACCGCCGCCGCCACCCCCACCATCGGGTTCATCGGACTCGGGCGGATGGGTATGCCCATGTGCCGGAACCTGCTGGCGAAGGGCAACTCGCTCCTCGTGTTCAACCGCACCGCGTCCAAGGCCGCCCCGTTGGCCGAGGCCGGGGCTACCGTCGCGCCCACGATCCAGGAGCTCGCCAGGCGTTCCGACGTCGTGATTACCTGCTTGGATACGACCCTGGCGTCGGAGGTCTCGTGGCTGTACGCCGAGGGCATCGTCGCCTGTGCGCGTCCCGGCACCCTGTTGATTGACCACGGCACCATCCCGCCGGCGCTCGCGCGCCGTGTGGACGCGGCGGCACGGGAACGGGGGCAGTGCTTCATCGACGCCCCGGTGAGTGGTGGGCCCGAGGGGGCTGAGCGTGGCACCCTGGCGATCATGATGGGTGGAACCGTCGACGCCGTGGCTCGTGCCCGTCCCATCCTCGAGTCGTACGGGAGCACGCTCGTGCACCTGGGAGCCGTGGGCGCCGGGACGCACGCCAAGCTGGTCAACCAGCTGCTCACCTTTGTCCACGGGATGGCGGCCGCCGAGGCACTGGCGCTGGCGGATCGGGCGGGACTCGAGTTGGACGCGCTCGGCAAGTTGCTGCAAGCGTCATTTGGACACTCGCGGATGTTCGATCGCACCCTCGCCCGGGTGCATGCGCGCGACTACGAGGCCGGTGCCGCCTTGCGCCTCTTCGAGAAGGACCTCGCCATCATCGCGGAGGCAGGGAAGGAACTGGGGATCGATCTTCCCCTGGTCGCCGTCGCGCGCAGCTGGGTGCAACTCGCGCAGGAGCAGGGGCTTGGCGATCGCGACATCGCCGCATTGCGACTGCTGTACCCCGGCCTGCATCGGGAGGAGGCTCCGTCGTGA
- the thrC gene encoding threonine synthase, with product MRFVSTRGRAPAVSLSEAIRSGLAPDGGLYMPNAWPTLAMAAVPPGLVATAQVILTALAGDDPLASLAGELCEDALRLDAPLVPVTDDGHLSVLELFHGPTAAFKDFGARFLAACLSRVPRTKPLEILVATSGDTGGAVAAAFHHRPGIRVTLLFPEGRVSPLQERQLTCWGGNVTSLAVRGTFDDCQRMVKEVLSSTHLVPGREVSSANSINIGRLLPQAAYYAAASLQVWRAHGERLSFIVPSGNLGNAFGAVAARAMGFPVGRILLACNANRTVAEFLATGSWSPRLSVKTIATAMDVGNPSNMERFRAMFPTLEEIRGAVTAVTVSDDRIRSRIEADVARFGRVWCPHTAVGAEAWASLPEELRRERWCLVATAHPAKFAEIVEPLVGGQVAVPPALKGLYQRPAQVTVIDAATSALLDSLNTQTG from the coding sequence GTGAGGTTCGTGAGCACGCGCGGGCGGGCGCCGGCCGTGTCGCTTTCCGAGGCGATTCGGAGCGGGCTGGCGCCGGATGGCGGACTCTACATGCCAAATGCCTGGCCGACCCTGGCGATGGCCGCGGTCCCGCCCGGCCTGGTCGCGACGGCGCAGGTGATCCTCACGGCCCTTGCCGGCGACGACCCATTGGCATCCCTGGCCGGCGAGCTGTGTGAGGACGCGTTGCGCCTCGATGCCCCGCTGGTACCGGTCACGGACGACGGTCACCTGTCCGTCCTCGAGCTGTTCCACGGGCCGACGGCGGCCTTCAAGGACTTCGGCGCACGCTTCCTCGCGGCGTGCCTCTCGCGTGTGCCGCGGACGAAGCCACTGGAGATCCTCGTGGCCACCTCGGGCGACACCGGGGGAGCGGTCGCGGCGGCCTTCCACCATCGCCCCGGCATCCGGGTCACACTCCTCTTTCCCGAAGGACGCGTCTCGCCCCTCCAGGAGAGGCAGTTGACGTGTTGGGGAGGCAATGTCACATCGCTTGCGGTACGCGGGACGTTCGACGACTGCCAACGCATGGTGAAGGAAGTCCTGTCGAGCACGCACCTGGTGCCTGGGCGCGAGGTGTCGTCCGCGAACAGCATCAACATCGGTCGTCTCCTGCCACAGGCGGCGTACTACGCCGCGGCCTCGCTGCAGGTGTGGCGGGCCCATGGAGAAAGGCTCTCGTTCATCGTCCCGAGCGGGAACCTGGGGAATGCCTTCGGGGCCGTGGCCGCTCGCGCGATGGGATTCCCTGTAGGGCGCATCCTGCTCGCGTGCAACGCCAATCGCACGGTGGCCGAGTTCCTCGCGACGGGCAGCTGGTCACCCCGGCTGAGCGTGAAGACGATCGCGACGGCAATGGATGTGGGCAACCCGTCCAACATGGAGCGCTTCCGCGCGATGTTCCCGACGCTCGAGGAGATACGAGGCGCAGTCACGGCGGTCACCGTGAGTGACGACCGGATTCGCTCGCGGATCGAGGCAGACGTCGCCCGATTCGGACGCGTGTGGTGTCCCCACACCGCCGTTGGCGCGGAAGCGTGGGCATCGTTGCCGGAGGAGCTGCGACGCGAGCGATGGTGCCTGGTTGCGACGGCCCACCCAGCCAAGTTCGCGGAGATCGTCGAGCCGCTGGTGGGGGGGCAGGTGGCGGTTCCTCCGGCCCTCAAGGGGCTGTACCAACGCCCGGCCCAGGTGACCGTGATCGACGCCGCGACCTCCGCCCTGCTCGATTCCCTGAACACGCAGACGGGATAG
- a CDS encoding sigma-54-dependent Fis family transcriptional regulator, translating to MKSLTMLRLSDAFESVWGEVAEECGLGLNELPSPELLARHDGVVVVAAGGEEELLVTTLRAAQGTRAEIIAIGAIASHRLAVSVIRAGATEYFALPQDYDGLRNWLRQRAGADKSREQRTGFAEDQRARYAFRGIQGTSPALRRALTTAERVIPHAGVTVLLTGETGTGKELIARAIHYEGPRREGPFVDINCAAIPEQLLESELFGHERGAFTGATTSKPGLFEVAHGGTVFLDEIGHLALSLQGKLLRALEERTIRRVGGQRPISVDARVIAATHVDLAEAVRKGEFRADLYHRLNVVPLELPPLRRRREDIIPLARHFLARVASDYKLVAPRLTPAGEQVLLDYAWPGNVRELRNAMERVLLLAPDTQLTAEDFAFLAPPQDAPVDGSGGLPFPGPLNVLVRAAAADMIARCGGNKSEAARRLGISRPRLMRLTSLDPASYDDSGDTDD from the coding sequence ATGAAGTCACTGACCATGCTGCGGCTCAGCGACGCATTCGAGAGTGTGTGGGGGGAGGTGGCGGAGGAATGCGGGCTTGGGCTGAATGAGCTTCCCTCCCCGGAGCTTCTCGCGCGCCACGACGGGGTCGTCGTGGTCGCCGCCGGTGGAGAGGAGGAGTTGTTGGTGACGACCCTCCGGGCCGCACAGGGAACCCGCGCGGAGATCATCGCCATCGGGGCCATCGCCTCGCATCGACTGGCTGTGTCCGTGATTCGGGCCGGCGCCACCGAGTACTTCGCCCTCCCTCAGGACTACGATGGGCTCCGGAACTGGCTGCGGCAGCGAGCGGGCGCGGACAAGTCGCGCGAGCAACGGACGGGCTTTGCCGAGGACCAGCGGGCGCGGTACGCCTTCCGGGGGATCCAGGGCACCAGCCCCGCGCTGCGACGCGCACTGACGACCGCCGAGCGGGTCATCCCGCATGCCGGCGTGACCGTCCTGCTGACCGGCGAGACCGGTACGGGCAAGGAGCTGATCGCCCGGGCCATTCATTATGAAGGGCCGCGCCGCGAAGGTCCGTTTGTGGACATCAACTGCGCCGCGATTCCCGAGCAGCTCCTCGAGAGTGAGTTGTTCGGCCACGAACGGGGCGCGTTCACGGGGGCTACCACCTCCAAGCCAGGGCTGTTTGAGGTCGCGCACGGGGGCACGGTCTTCCTCGACGAGATCGGGCACCTCGCCCTCTCGCTCCAAGGCAAGCTCCTGCGGGCACTGGAAGAGCGGACGATCCGGCGCGTCGGTGGCCAACGGCCGATTTCCGTCGACGCCCGCGTGATTGCCGCCACGCACGTCGACCTGGCCGAGGCCGTGCGCAAGGGAGAGTTCCGCGCCGACCTGTATCATCGCCTGAACGTTGTGCCGCTCGAGCTGCCCCCGTTGCGTCGACGTCGGGAGGACATCATCCCACTCGCCCGGCACTTCCTGGCTCGTGTGGCAAGTGACTACAAGTTGGTAGCCCCGCGGCTCACGCCAGCCGGCGAGCAGGTGCTGCTGGACTATGCGTGGCCGGGCAACGTGCGTGAATTGCGCAATGCCATGGAGCGCGTGTTGCTGCTGGCGCCGGACACTCAGCTGACCGCCGAAGATTTCGCCTTTCTCGCCCCCCCCCAGGACGCACCGGTCGACGGATCGGGCGGCCTGCCATTCCCCGGTCCATTGAACGTGCTCGTTCGGGCCGCCGCCGCCGACATGATTGCCCGATGCGGTGGCAACAAGTCCGAAGCTGCGCGCCGACTGGGGATTTCCCGCCCGAGGTTGATGCGCCTCACCAGCCTCGATCCCGCCTCGTACGACGACTCAGGAGACACCGATGACTAA
- a CDS encoding tetratricopeptide repeat protein, translating to MPTLASQARALALRSAWGEVAALLGAAEDPAIVHGDLELVCLLGESLLRTGRAREARALFADTLAQFRDFGGNPTMRRARNLCGAAHFELGDYDEALLAFSRAAELAQLDGDDLLVAQSSNNLAMIANIRGQHEEALALYRVALPAYQRLGNAVGLARSLHNIAITYRDTERYDDAEEYEQRAIDEARAAGDEALVAIVMAGRADVQLMRGDPSMAEATALHAATLLAQVPDPARRADALRLAGRARSRTGDQAGALPLLDEAVTTARDCGAALIEAESLRARAEVQRLRGARALAREDAVSALALFTRLKAVREEAATAAWLDALGNEGGST from the coding sequence ATGCCCACCCTCGCTTCCCAGGCACGCGCCCTGGCCTTACGCTCTGCGTGGGGCGAGGTCGCGGCGTTGTTGGGAGCAGCGGAGGACCCGGCGATCGTGCACGGTGACCTGGAGTTGGTCTGCCTGCTCGGCGAGTCGCTGCTGCGCACGGGGCGCGCGCGTGAGGCACGTGCGCTCTTCGCGGACACACTCGCCCAGTTTAGGGATTTCGGGGGGAATCCTACCATGCGACGCGCACGAAATCTGTGCGGCGCGGCACACTTCGAGCTCGGTGACTACGACGAGGCGTTGTTGGCCTTCTCCCGCGCGGCCGAACTGGCCCAGCTGGACGGCGACGACCTGCTCGTCGCGCAAAGCAGCAACAACCTCGCGATGATCGCGAACATCCGCGGCCAACACGAGGAGGCCCTCGCCCTCTATCGCGTCGCCTTGCCGGCCTACCAACGCCTCGGGAACGCCGTCGGCCTCGCGCGCAGCCTGCACAACATCGCCATTACCTACCGCGACACCGAACGCTACGACGACGCCGAGGAATACGAGCAGCGGGCGATCGATGAAGCGCGCGCGGCCGGGGATGAAGCGCTTGTCGCCATCGTCATGGCCGGCCGCGCGGATGTGCAGCTCATGCGTGGTGATCCGTCGATGGCCGAGGCGACGGCCCTGCATGCGGCGACGTTGCTGGCCCAGGTGCCGGATCCGGCGCGTCGCGCCGACGCCTTGCGCCTCGCGGGGCGTGCACGGTCCCGCACGGGCGACCAGGCGGGCGCGCTCCCGTTGCTGGATGAAGCGGTCACGACAGCACGCGACTGTGGAGCCGCGCTCATCGAGGCAGAGAGCCTGCGTGCGCGTGCCGAGGTCCAGCGGCTGCGAGGCGCGCGCGCCCTGGCGCGCGAAGATGCGGTCTCCGCGCTCGCCCTTTTTACACGACTCAAGGCGGTGCGCGAAGAAGCCGCCACCGCCGCCTGGCTCGACGCGCTGGGGAACGAGGGCGGGAGCACCTGA